The Anabrus simplex isolate iqAnaSimp1 chromosome 1, ASM4041472v1, whole genome shotgun sequence genome window below encodes:
- the LOC136860327 gene encoding F-box/LRR-repeat protein 2 has translation MESLATVNDLPDDVLVEIFSYLTFNDVIHSVQHVSCRWKIIVQYADLWRNLVYIPDFGDSDSHITSTLQQTPKLQTLVLKRRGVCASVLYTFLYNCSYLKKLEFNSEQKLSPKFLKKLVINCPNIEYLHVPNEVLSRVKCSQVIAQFKKLKTLVVGKMSHWDYPAVLEPLADGCVALKHLDLKNEMHRHDDMAYFLKQKSDQLEVLSVGWASADCKCVVPLLVSCRALKKLTVDSFCCGFMNGLEDVYIEPYFEPFWSLTSVTSLTLSSLSNAQLSDIERIFQKRAMGQLVELQIVRFKGYKDRLSNVIIENCPRLQVLHFKWCDHFTDMSVKNLYNLQELKNLDICSSVITYRGMVHLSKCDNLKYLTLSHCRELNEKGLMQLLNFKNLEVLRLGVCDLRGLPLHLFPTHLKKLFCLNINFCRNVNRKALAQLKIEMPRLIVKDRLCMSDDEDEPSEKVWWYEPVRPASENCDLDGLLEDAPFLLRQLREH, from the coding sequence ATGGAGTCATTGGCCACGGTTAATGACTTGCCTGATGACGTATTGGTAGAAATATTTTCATACCTCACCTTTAATGATGTGATACATTCTGTGCAACATGTCAGCTGTCGTTGGAAGATAATTGTTCAGTATGCAGATTTATGGAGAAATTTAGTGTACATTCCAGACTTTGGAGATAGTGATAGTCATATTACATCTACTCTTCAGCAGACACCGAAATTACAAACCCTCGTACTTAAACGTAGAGGAGTGTGTGCATCTGTGTTATATACTTTTCTGTATAACTGCTCTTATCTcaagaagttggaattcaacagtgAGCAGAAATTAAGTCCTAAATTTTTAAAGAAACTTGTCATAAACTGTCCAAATATTGAATATCTGCATGTTCCCAATGAGGTCTTGAGTAGAGTAAAATGTTCACAGGTAATAGCACAGTTCAAAAAGCTAAAGACTCTTGTCGTCGGGAAGATGTCGCATTGGGATTATCCGGCTGTGTTAGAACCACTTGCAGACGGTTGTGTAGCTCTCAAACATCTCGACTTGAAAAATGAGATGCATCGTCATGATGATATGGCTTACTTTTTGAAACAGAAGAGTGATCAGCTGGAAGTTCTCTCCGTAGGATGGGCAAGTGCTGACTGCAAATGTGTGGTCCCTCTTCTTGTCTCATGCAGAGCTCTCAAGAAATTAACAGTGGATAGTTTCTGTTGTGGTTTTATGAATGGCCTCGAGGACGTTTATATCGAGCCATACTTTGAGCCATTTTGGAGTTTGACGAGTGTTACCTCTCTCACGTTAAGTTCTTTAAGTAATGCTCAGCTATCTGATATTGAAAGGATATTTCAGAAAAGGGCAATGGGTCAGTTAGTTGAACTCCAGATTGTGAGATTTAAAGGGTACAAGGACAGATTGAGCAATGTGATCATTGAAAATTGTCCACGACTTCAAGTTCTGCATTTTAAATGGTGTGATCATTTCACTGATATGAGTGTGAAAAATCTTTATAATCTCCAAGAACTGAAGAATCTAGATATTTGTTCATCTGTTATAACATATCGTGGCATGGTGCATCTCAGCAAATGTGATAATTTGAAATATCTCACTCTCAGCCACTGCCGGGAGTTAAATGAAAAGGGTTTGATGCAACTGTTAAATTTTAAGAACCTTGAAGTTCTGAGGTTAGGAGTTTGTGATCTCCGAGGATTGCCGTTACATCTCTTCCCGACTCACCTTAAAAAATTATTTTGCCTTAATATAAACTTCTGTCGCAATGTAAACCGTAAAGCGCTTGCGCAGCTTAAGATTGAGATGCCACGTTTGATAGTTAAAGATAGGCTGTGCATGTCTGATGATGAGGACGAGCCTTCTGAAAAAGTATGGTGGTACGAACCTGTAAGACCAGCCTCAGAAAATTGTGATCTAGATGGCTTGCTGGAGGATGCTCCCTTTTTACTCAGACAGTTAAGGGAACACTGA